The Anaerobacillus sp. CMMVII genome contains the following window.
CACTGGCGTTTGTCTTATTAGGATTTAAACTTAACATCAATACTAGAAAAACAATTGTTAATATATGTTTACCCATTGGTACACTCCTTTTGTTTAGTTTTTCCAATCGTTGGCGGAAAAATTAATTGCTTATTAAGTCTTGCGGGTTAAGCTATTTTGACTAATTAGTATGTAAATTATATAGTTGGGAATAGGTATCAACATTTCAGAGCAGCTCCTTAATGAGTATTAACGAAAATTAGCTTTGAGGAACTCTCTAAGTGACATAATTTAAATTTTTGGAGGGAACAACATGGAAGTTTTTGCAGAATATTTGGCGCAAATTGAAAACCCACAACATCGGGCCCGAACGGAAGAAGTCTTGACTTGGGTAACTAACAAATTTCCAAATTTAGTACCAAAGATTGCATGGAAACAGCCTATGTTTACCGATCACGATACATATATTATTGGTTTTAGCGTTGCCAAACAACATTTGGCTGTTGCTCCTGAAAGGGTAGGAATTAATCACTTTTCTGATGAAATTGTCCAGGCTGGCTATGACCACACGAAGGAGTTGGTACGTATTAAGTGGGATCATCCGGTTGATTTCTCATTACTTGAGAAAATGATCGAATTTAATATTTTGGATAAGGCAGACTGTTCGACTTTTTGGCGGAAGTAGATAGGGGAAATCCTTATGAAAATAAAAACGGTATGTACTTGGGACGATGAAC
Protein-coding sequences here:
- a CDS encoding iron chaperone, whose amino-acid sequence is MEVFAEYLAQIENPQHRARTEEVLTWVTNKFPNLVPKIAWKQPMFTDHDTYIIGFSVAKQHLAVAPERVGINHFSDEIVQAGYDHTKELVRIKWDHPVDFSLLEKMIEFNILDKADCSTFWRK